From Microcaecilia unicolor chromosome 11, aMicUni1.1, whole genome shotgun sequence, the proteins below share one genomic window:
- the LOC115480574 gene encoding solute carrier family 2, facilitated glucose transporter member 11-like isoform X2: MGSLLSDLAQYRLLIQLIFVLGIGGTFHHGFHIAVINAPSLYIKSFINDTWQKRYNSTMDEKTLTVLWSSVVSFYSVGGLLGSLMTEYLTGKYGKMKCQLWNNVLVLAAALLMGFCRMADSFEMILIGRLLYGFSAGFGLNIHMQYLGEIAPKRLRGLTNSTATIFATVGKLVGQILGLSEILGTKSWWPLLLAITSITALIQLVTLPCFPETPAYLLIQKEDTESCRKVMKQLWGNKDHQEELADLLKEKDLRKTKSQMTPLDLLRDRSLRWQQYLMLTMIYFYSYDVFHTAGFSLEEIPYLTLGIGASETIATVLCWSLIERMGRKTLLLCGYGLMAFSLGLLTVTLSLKDYYSWIPYCSLGLIFLYILFFGSGTGASVAIISEIFTQSSRAAAFVFIGSFTWVGIYLIAMIFPFIVESMGQYCFLIFLSCIVSSWIVIFLFLPETKAKSSLEIMMEFNKLNFGSEHIRSTSENPHEASEKCSRL; this comes from the exons GCTCAGTACCGACTGCTGATACAACTGATCTTTGTGCTGGGCATTGGGGGAACCTTCCACCATGGCTTCCATATTGCAGTGATTAATGCACCCTCCCTG TACATAAAAAGTTTCATCAATGATACTTGGCAGAAACGATACAACTCTACCATGGATGAGAAAACCCTCACCGTCTTGTGGTCTTCAGTCGTGTCTTTCTACAGTGTGGGGGGTCTCTTGGGATCTCTGATGACAGAATACCTAACTGGAAAATATGGAAA GATGAAATGTCAACTATGGAATAATGTATTGGTACTAGCAGCGGCGCTGCTCATGGGCTTCTGCAGAATGGCTGACTCCTTTGAAATGATTCTGATTGGGCGTCTCCTCTATGGTTTCAGTGCAG GTTTTGGTTTGAACATACACATGCAATACCTTGGAGAAATTGCTCCAAAGAGACTGCGTGGACTCACAAATTCTACTGCCACGATCTTTGCCACAGTTGGGAAACTTGTGGGGCAAATCTTAGGTCTCAG TGAAATTTTAGGAACCAAATCCTGGTGGCCCTTACTCTTAGCCATCACCAGCATCACAGCACTGATCCAGTTGGTCACCCTGCCATGTTTTCCTGAGACACCAGCATATCTTCTCATTCAAAAGGAAGACACGGAGAGCTGTAGAAAAG TCATGAAGCAGCTCTGGGGGAACAAGGACCACCAAGAAGAACTTGCTGatttattaaaagaaaaagatctgaGAAAGACTAAGAGCCAAATGACTCCTCTGGACCTGCTGCGAGACCGATCTCTACGATGGCAGCAGTACCTCATGCTTACCATG ATTTATTTCTACTCCTATGACGTGTTCCATACAGCAGGGTTCTCTCTTGAAGAAATCCCTTATTTAACACTGGGAATCGGGGCCTCAGAAACTATTGCCACTGTGCTGTGT TGGTCTCTTATTGAGCGGATGGGCAGGAAGACACTGCTGTTATGTGGCTATGGACTCATGGCATTCTCACTGGGACTCCTCACAGTGACTCTGTCCTTGAAG GATTATTACAGTTGGATTCCCTACTGCAGTCTAGGGCTGATCTTCCTCTACATACTCTTCTTTGGGTCTGGTACAG GAGCCAGTGTGGCGATTATTTCTGAAATCTTCACCCAGTCCTCCCGAGCTGCAGCCTTTGTGTTCATTGGAAGCTTCACCTGGGTGGGGATCTACCTGATTGCAATGATCTTCCCTTTCATTGTA GAAAGTATGGGTCAGTATTGCTTCCTTATATTTTTGAGCTGCATTGTGTCTTCGTGGATTGTCATCTTCCTGTTTCTTCCTGAGACCAAGGCCAAGTCAAGCCTGGAAATAATGATGGAATTCAACAAGTTAAACTTTGGTTCAGAGCACATCCGTTCCACTTCAGAAAACCCTCACGAGGCCAGTGAGAAATGCTCCAGGCTCTAA
- the LOC115480574 gene encoding solute carrier family 2, facilitated glucose transporter member 9-like isoform X3, translating into MGSLLSDLAQYRLLIQLIFVLGIGGTFHHGFHIAVINAPSLYIKSFINDTWQKRYNSTMDEKTLTVLWSSVVSFYSVGGLLGSLMTEYLTGKYGKMKCQLWNNVLVLAAALLMGFCRMADSFEMILIGRLLYGFSAGFGLNIHMQYLGEIAPKRLRGLTNSTATIFATVGKLVGQILGLSEILGTKSWWPLLLAITSITALIQLVTLPCFPETPAYLLIQKEDTESCRKVMKQLWGNKDHQEELADLLKEKDLRKTKSQMTPLDLLRDRSLRWQQYLMLTMVLTIQLSGVNAIYFYSYDVFHTAGFSLEEIPYLTLGIGASETIATVLCWSLIERMGRKTLLLCGYGLMAFSLGLLTVTLSLKDYYSWIPYCSLGLIFLYILFFGSGTGASVAIISEIFTQSSRAAAFVFIGSFTWVGIYLIAMIFPFIVDCNLFEQRY; encoded by the exons GCTCAGTACCGACTGCTGATACAACTGATCTTTGTGCTGGGCATTGGGGGAACCTTCCACCATGGCTTCCATATTGCAGTGATTAATGCACCCTCCCTG TACATAAAAAGTTTCATCAATGATACTTGGCAGAAACGATACAACTCTACCATGGATGAGAAAACCCTCACCGTCTTGTGGTCTTCAGTCGTGTCTTTCTACAGTGTGGGGGGTCTCTTGGGATCTCTGATGACAGAATACCTAACTGGAAAATATGGAAA GATGAAATGTCAACTATGGAATAATGTATTGGTACTAGCAGCGGCGCTGCTCATGGGCTTCTGCAGAATGGCTGACTCCTTTGAAATGATTCTGATTGGGCGTCTCCTCTATGGTTTCAGTGCAG GTTTTGGTTTGAACATACACATGCAATACCTTGGAGAAATTGCTCCAAAGAGACTGCGTGGACTCACAAATTCTACTGCCACGATCTTTGCCACAGTTGGGAAACTTGTGGGGCAAATCTTAGGTCTCAG TGAAATTTTAGGAACCAAATCCTGGTGGCCCTTACTCTTAGCCATCACCAGCATCACAGCACTGATCCAGTTGGTCACCCTGCCATGTTTTCCTGAGACACCAGCATATCTTCTCATTCAAAAGGAAGACACGGAGAGCTGTAGAAAAG TCATGAAGCAGCTCTGGGGGAACAAGGACCACCAAGAAGAACTTGCTGatttattaaaagaaaaagatctgaGAAAGACTAAGAGCCAAATGACTCCTCTGGACCTGCTGCGAGACCGATCTCTACGATGGCAGCAGTACCTCATGCTTACCATGGTGCTTACAATTCAGCTCTCAGGAGTAAATGCA ATTTATTTCTACTCCTATGACGTGTTCCATACAGCAGGGTTCTCTCTTGAAGAAATCCCTTATTTAACACTGGGAATCGGGGCCTCAGAAACTATTGCCACTGTGCTGTGT TGGTCTCTTATTGAGCGGATGGGCAGGAAGACACTGCTGTTATGTGGCTATGGACTCATGGCATTCTCACTGGGACTCCTCACAGTGACTCTGTCCTTGAAG GATTATTACAGTTGGATTCCCTACTGCAGTCTAGGGCTGATCTTCCTCTACATACTCTTCTTTGGGTCTGGTACAG GAGCCAGTGTGGCGATTATTTCTGAAATCTTCACCCAGTCCTCCCGAGCTGCAGCCTTTGTGTTCATTGGAAGCTTCACCTGGGTGGGGATCTACCTGATTGCAATGATCTTCCCTTTCATTGTA
- the LOC115480574 gene encoding solute carrier family 2, facilitated glucose transporter member 5-like isoform X1 — protein MGSLLSDLAQYRLLIQLIFVLGIGGTFHHGFHIAVINAPSLYIKSFINDTWQKRYNSTMDEKTLTVLWSSVVSFYSVGGLLGSLMTEYLTGKYGKMKCQLWNNVLVLAAALLMGFCRMADSFEMILIGRLLYGFSAGFGLNIHMQYLGEIAPKRLRGLTNSTATIFATVGKLVGQILGLSEILGTKSWWPLLLAITSITALIQLVTLPCFPETPAYLLIQKEDTESCRKVMKQLWGNKDHQEELADLLKEKDLRKTKSQMTPLDLLRDRSLRWQQYLMLTMVLTIQLSGVNAIYFYSYDVFHTAGFSLEEIPYLTLGIGASETIATVLCWSLIERMGRKTLLLCGYGLMAFSLGLLTVTLSLKDYYSWIPYCSLGLIFLYILFFGSGTGASVAIISEIFTQSSRAAAFVFIGSFTWVGIYLIAMIFPFIVESMGQYCFLIFLSCIVSSWIVIFLFLPETKAKSSLEIMMEFNKLNFGSEHIRSTSENPHEASEKCSRL, from the exons GCTCAGTACCGACTGCTGATACAACTGATCTTTGTGCTGGGCATTGGGGGAACCTTCCACCATGGCTTCCATATTGCAGTGATTAATGCACCCTCCCTG TACATAAAAAGTTTCATCAATGATACTTGGCAGAAACGATACAACTCTACCATGGATGAGAAAACCCTCACCGTCTTGTGGTCTTCAGTCGTGTCTTTCTACAGTGTGGGGGGTCTCTTGGGATCTCTGATGACAGAATACCTAACTGGAAAATATGGAAA GATGAAATGTCAACTATGGAATAATGTATTGGTACTAGCAGCGGCGCTGCTCATGGGCTTCTGCAGAATGGCTGACTCCTTTGAAATGATTCTGATTGGGCGTCTCCTCTATGGTTTCAGTGCAG GTTTTGGTTTGAACATACACATGCAATACCTTGGAGAAATTGCTCCAAAGAGACTGCGTGGACTCACAAATTCTACTGCCACGATCTTTGCCACAGTTGGGAAACTTGTGGGGCAAATCTTAGGTCTCAG TGAAATTTTAGGAACCAAATCCTGGTGGCCCTTACTCTTAGCCATCACCAGCATCACAGCACTGATCCAGTTGGTCACCCTGCCATGTTTTCCTGAGACACCAGCATATCTTCTCATTCAAAAGGAAGACACGGAGAGCTGTAGAAAAG TCATGAAGCAGCTCTGGGGGAACAAGGACCACCAAGAAGAACTTGCTGatttattaaaagaaaaagatctgaGAAAGACTAAGAGCCAAATGACTCCTCTGGACCTGCTGCGAGACCGATCTCTACGATGGCAGCAGTACCTCATGCTTACCATGGTGCTTACAATTCAGCTCTCAGGAGTAAATGCA ATTTATTTCTACTCCTATGACGTGTTCCATACAGCAGGGTTCTCTCTTGAAGAAATCCCTTATTTAACACTGGGAATCGGGGCCTCAGAAACTATTGCCACTGTGCTGTGT TGGTCTCTTATTGAGCGGATGGGCAGGAAGACACTGCTGTTATGTGGCTATGGACTCATGGCATTCTCACTGGGACTCCTCACAGTGACTCTGTCCTTGAAG GATTATTACAGTTGGATTCCCTACTGCAGTCTAGGGCTGATCTTCCTCTACATACTCTTCTTTGGGTCTGGTACAG GAGCCAGTGTGGCGATTATTTCTGAAATCTTCACCCAGTCCTCCCGAGCTGCAGCCTTTGTGTTCATTGGAAGCTTCACCTGGGTGGGGATCTACCTGATTGCAATGATCTTCCCTTTCATTGTA GAAAGTATGGGTCAGTATTGCTTCCTTATATTTTTGAGCTGCATTGTGTCTTCGTGGATTGTCATCTTCCTGTTTCTTCCTGAGACCAAGGCCAAGTCAAGCCTGGAAATAATGATGGAATTCAACAAGTTAAACTTTGGTTCAGAGCACATCCGTTCCACTTCAGAAAACCCTCACGAGGCCAGTGAGAAATGCTCCAGGCTCTAA